GCCGACTGCAGGTAACAGTAAAAAGATGTCACTGTTCATATGCATATTACCAAGGAAATTAGGATGTTGGGGAGGGCCCGGCCCTGGCTGGCCCCTCTGTGCCTCCGCCACTGGATAAGTGTATATGCAGCAATCTGTACGAGCGTCTGCGcttataccgtgttaaaaaatactCTGCATTGTACAAGGGCCAATATAACTCAGAAGTCAGAACCAGGAAGTTACAACATGGAAATTATAAAAGACATAACCTACTTAATCGCTTACCTTTACTGTTGAGTCCCTACCAAAGTGAACTTTGCAGTCCTAGTTTATAATCCGTGTCATGGTCTCGATCGAGCACTTGACCGATGCCTACGTGCTTGAATGCGAGCGAATGAGTTACGGAGTGAGTGTGTAACTGGGTACACTGCATATATACCATGGGCAAAAATTGTGTACGAGTGTCTGTTCATGGCACGGCATAGTTGAGCGAACGATAGTGCATCACAGTCACAGGCGGCCATAGCTAGCGTTTGTTACCGTCAATTGCTTGATACATTTAACGGCGCCGTTTGACCAGCCATGCGGGCCGGGCGACGGCCCTGGTCGACTGAAGCACAGCAGCGGTACAACTCGGCCACTTTCTGTAGTACTCAGTTACGGATCGGACGGACAGGGACAAACCAGAGGACACGCCACACGCCACACTACTAACAACACATGGAATGACGACACGTGGCTTAGCAGATCTCCGACGTGGCTTCTGGCCGGAAGCCCTCGCTGAGCAGCGCCGCCATCACCCACAGCTTCACCGTGCGGTCGCTGATCATCACCTCCTCCCTTGCTTCACTAACCTGCACACACGCACGGCGATACCACATCAGTACAACTAAGTATCACTCGTTTGGAGCCCTGGAATTCCATGCACAGAGAGAGCATCACAGTTTCTAGAGGAATCAATCGAGAGAAAAATTCATACTATACTACAAGTACGTAGTATAGATATGTTCTTTCCGTCCGAGTTACTTGTCGCGGAAATGAATAATGATTATTTATGGGAGTCGTTGCTTGCAACTAAAAAAGATGTATTTAggtgtattttagttttagatacatttttttatccattttgataacaagtattttcggacggagggagtagtaccttGAGTGTGAGAGTTGACACGACGCGGTCTGACGAGCAGCCGAGGTTGGAGCTCTCCACCAGGAAGCCGGCGAGGGACTCGACGGCCGCGCAGAGAGGCGCCGCCACGCCGTCCCGCCGCTCGCACTCCACCGTCACGAAGAACCGGCCCTCGCCCACCTGGGCCGCGCTCACTAGCGtcacccgcgcgccgccgccccctctgGAGCTGCCGCTGTtcccctcgtcgtcgccgccgttgCGGCCGTGCCGGCGGCCCTGCTTCTGCTGCAGCTGCTGCCGCCGGCCGGCCAACCCCGGCCGCGCCTCGAGCGTCGCCACGTCCTCCTTGAGCTTCCTGGCGTGCGACTGCAGGTTCTTGACGTACGCCACTGCGTCGGCGATGATGGAGGCCTTGTCCATCTGCAGAGGAAAGTGACGCGCGCTCCCAGTAAGAATTGGTGTGTACTCCACAAACTGTTTCTATCGATCACGACATGAGAGGATCCTGAGTAGTACAAACTAGAGTAGTAGTACTAACCTTTGTGATGTTGGGGACGAGAGCTCTGAGCTCGTATAGCTTCTCCTTCATCCGGAACCTCCTCTTGCGCTCCGACACGATGGTCTTGGAGCGGTCTCGCCTCTTCCTCGTCCCCGACAGGTCGCTGTCGTCGCGGCTGGGCTCGAAGCCCGCGCCTTGCTCCCCGGAGACAGGGCTGATCACGTCGTCGTAGCTGCAGGGGTGGTCGTCCGGGGACGCGCCCTCGCATTCCTGCCGCCATGCctggtcagcagcagcagcagcgcccacCATGTCGTTGTCgtccccggcgccgccgccgccgccaccaccgccgaacAGCTCGTCGCCGAGATGCATGAGGTCCTCCATCCAGGCGCCATCGTCGGCGGCCGGCTGCACCGCGAGGAAGCCGGCGTCGTCGCCGTGGAAGTGCATCGGGTCAACGTCGAAGAAGCCCGGGCCGATCATGAGGTGCTCTTGGTGTGGCGACAAATGCAGCAGCCGCTGGTGGTGCTCCATTACCGATTCGATTGGGTACGGCCGGTGGTGGGTTATCTTGGTAAAGTGATTGAGGCAAGGCGGGCGGGAGCTCCGGTGGGTGCCGCGCTTTTTATATATAGCCCTCGCAGCCTTTTGGATGTGGAAGGAATCTTGTTTGGATCCAGTTTGTGCTGCGCCCTACTATATGGAATTTACAGCGGAggggaagaagatggtggtgattgGAGGGGGTTGTTTATGCCGTCGACGGCCAGCCAGCGGTTTGACACGAAGCAGCTAACCGTATACTACTACAAAATGTTGTTAACAGGCATGAACTGAGCACCTCCCCATGGATCGATTAGATGCACAatagattagattagattagatttttttgcgggaaatattAGATTAGATTAGGGTGACACTTGAACAATTTTCTTTTAATCAAGGTTAACTGCTACTAGTGCATGGGAATcgatactagtactccctccgtccgggtttattaggtctaaagacaacttctcttagaccaagacacataataatttgctcacattaattattccattccactcccaatgcactctctcacatgcatgcagccaatgaaaaagcacacatgaagtgtattaacttttcagtcatggcaccaacaacaatagctttcaatacaaccaatgaaatggttgcatgcatgcacctttccaatgcggggccttataaaaggggacatgcttgtgatgctgagaggcctaataaactCGGACGAAGGGAGTAGACCGCTACCTAGGTctatctttttttttgcggggggctACCTAGGTCTATTTGACTGGCCACCTACAAATCTAAACTTGTGTAGACTGTAAGTTGTCTCTAGCTGGGTTGATTCTTGCTTGTTTAAACATGGATATGTAGCTGTGCCAGTTAATTATTGGTtcactaagagcatctacaaccaggaTTGGTAAATTGCGGCTCCCACACGCCCGCGGGTTTGTCTGGGCACGTCGGTTGGCAATGCCCGGATAGTTGTAATTTTGTCCTCCCTACAACCACGGACACCAAATATTATACCATTTTTTTCTTACAAACACATGCAAAATACACAGATCATACGAGATGGCATAGAACATATCATTTCGGTCATTGAACATCCACAAAGTTCATCCAAAAGGGTCGACGGAGTTCAAATTCaccttaaaacataaaaaaaactaCAAATATTAACATAGCAGTGCGGGGTGACCGGAATTCACCACTTCCTAACCGGGCCGTTGCCCTTGCGGTTGGCGGCACGGTGGTTCATCTCCTCCATGTAGGCTTTCGCGGCGGGAGGAtcatcgttgtcgtcatcgtcGTCTGTGGTGGTGCCGCTCTCCTCCGACGAGGAGATGTAGCacgagaggcggcggaggagacaCTATTGCTCCTTCGCGTGTCAGGCCGCCTTCGCCTTTGCGGGCTCCTTCTTCCTTGTGAGGCGCTCGGATGCCTCGATGTCGAGGCGAAGCGCCTTCGCGTTCTTGCGCCGGAGGCGTCACGCGTTGGCGGGAAGAGTCAGGCTCCGCCGTCACTGCTCGCGTCGGGCCGCCTTGGGCTCCAACTCCGGCATGCGCATGCACATGAGAAACGCGGGCATGAGCACCCAACACTGCCTGGGCTATGCAACCGTTGGAGGGGAAGGGGACACGCCCGCCCTGCTTCGGATCTGGAGCAGTGCAGAGCGGGCTAGGTGGGCGCGGGATTGGTTGTTGCCGCCAGCATTACGCCGGCGGGATACGGAGGAGCTGGCGGATGCGACAGAGCTCGCGCTTCCTCCGGTTTCGATGCGCTACCGCTCGATGGTGGGAGCGCAAGCTCCTCATTGTCGGGCGTGTCGCTGCTAGATCAGACGTCCTCCTCCTTGACGAGGCCATCCCAGTCTGTGGGATCCGGCTCGTTGCTGGAGCTGGCATCGGAGTTGGCCATAGCGAAGAGGAGGAAATGGAGTTGGGAGGGAGTAGGGAGGACGAGGGGAGCAGAGAGGACTAGTTGACTGAGAGGAGTGAGGGGTTTGACTAGGGTTCGTCCGGTCAGGTGGGTTTTTTGTGGGGACATTGGTTGGGGCGGTGTAGGCCCTAGCATGCCGATCCTATGTGGCAGCGGTGTTCGGACAATCCTATGGAGTTGCCGGTCAGTCCGGGCGTTTGGACCGGATTTAGGGCTCCCAGTTGGCTATCGCTTTTGCGATTGGTCATTGATCGGACAACCCATCCAGACGTTTGGGGGAGGATTTGAGAGGTCCAGTTGTAAATGCTCTGAATGTTGAGTATATATATAATTCCGTCCAAGTTTTTTTAATGGAATTACCCTACCCAACTTGTAACTCAATGATTACATGGTTGATCCTCCATTTGGTCCAAGTTGGGACATGGGCTAGCCATAAGGTAAATATAAATAGAATGTCATTCACTTTTACAAAAAAAACCTACAGATATGATAATGTAATATTGTTGCATGTTCACAAGAGTAAATATTTCTTACCTGCGTATTCAGCTAGGAGCAATAGTCAAAACTGCATGTCCAAAAAAGAGCTCCCTAGAACCATGGAGGCATGGTGGATCCATGTCTTTGCTGGTGGGAGGGCTCTGTTCTGGATGTTTTCTGAGTTTTGTTATGATTTGTGTCCGGTTCAGAAAGACGAGACGACGACGACTCCGTAAAAATGGAATAAGGCTTTCTCCGCCAAGTCTTCGTCCTggtggtgcatctagcatcgttgaAGGGCATGTGAAGGTGTGTCTTCGTAGAATCTCATGGAATTCAGTcagtggttgtctttggtggatctatTCGGATCCAGTCTTCGTTTTCTACGCTCAtgtgtcttcaagttgaatcttttatATTTACGCGTCTTTTCAtgagcggcggttgctgttctgatgCATTAGTCCTACGGGGCTTTAGCCCGACGACTTCACGATTGTTTAGTAAAACAAGTTCTGTCCGGCTCTGGCAAGGAATGAGCGATGACGATGGCGCGTCTTTGActcacttcagtgcttgtagtcatcgttAGATGGTCTACGAATCTAAATGAGacttttattatttttgaagaggaATAGATTAAAAGTTTCTTTAAAAGAATTCATACTTTTTCCCgataaaaaaacaaacaaacaaaaaactgcATACTTTCCGGGACAGAACCGTCATGCGTTTCTTCGATAGGGATGGCGGCCTCTCGTTGCCGGTCAGTCAAGGCAGTACATGTGTGTGTACTGGATGTACCATCAAGTTTGGGTCAAAGCGACAAACCCCTGCTTTTCAAGGCGTTCTTCTTGATATCCATTGCAACCAAAACTTCAAGCTGGAGTACAGTTCCTACTCTCAATTGTTAGCTTTAAAGTaattaattcacatatataatCAATATGAATGGTTCATGTCCCATTttcttttttggaaaaggaggttaaACCTTCGGTCTCTGCATCAATCGGTGCATAtaaccatctttattaattatttcaCAAAGCTCTGACAGAAAAATACATCAAGTCACCCGAAGCCActactcacacctacaaactcgataatgTAAAGTGCTCTCACCCCCACATCTAAAATCGATGTCGTCGTCGATCTATCCACATAACTTATCGGGACCAACATCCGGTGCAGCAGACCTAAAGCGCGCACCACATGCATACGTTTTAGAAGCCAGAAGCCGCCATCATCCTCGACCGCTGACCCATCTCCAGAATAGAGATCCGAATCATCCTTGCCATTTCAGACATCCGTCGACGCTATCACGACGCCCAACGGGGCCACCGCCCTGCGCGCATTCATCCAGACACGAAGGCTCTGGAAGATctatcgtgcgtagcacctgccgaccaggcatgacacagcgtaacacctgtcggtcaggcatgacttgacatctccatcgaagctccgtgcaagacttAGCCGCTCCACCTTCTGCCTCTGTCTTCTAGCGCTGCTCCAGAAACGATGCTCCTAAGAGAGTAACGATACCGCagtaccgccatcgtccgatctggatgTCCAGATCTTAGGGTTTTTCTcgaagcagcacgagtgggtcgacagaagttacacgacgatgcctttaTCAAGATAACTACGCaaaacgccgccatcgtccgccgtcggctcggttttcaccggcaactctgTCTCtccaactcgcagccgggactagatgccGGATCTGGAGATCCGaccacccagcctcaggccgaccatcTTCGGC
The window above is part of the Triticum aestivum cultivar Chinese Spring chromosome 2A, IWGSC CS RefSeq v2.1, whole genome shotgun sequence genome. Proteins encoded here:
- the LOC123185419 gene encoding transcription factor BHLH156 gives rise to the protein MEHHQRLLHLSPHQEHLMIGPGFFDVDPMHFHGDDAGFLAVQPAADDGAWMEDLMHLGDELFGGGGGGGGAGDDNDMVGAAAAADQAWRQECEGASPDDHPCSYDDVISPVSGEQGAGFEPSRDDSDLSGTRKRRDRSKTIVSERKRRFRMKEKLYELRALVPNITKMDKASIIADAVAYVKNLQSHARKLKEDVATLEARPGLAGRRQQLQQKQGRRHGRNGGDDEGNSGSSRGGGGARVTLVSAAQVGEGRFFVTVECERRDGVAAPLCAAVESLAGFLVESSNLGCSSDRVVSTLTLKVSEAREEVMISDRTVKLWVMAALLSEGFRPEATSEIC